One Rhizobium sp. 9140 genomic region harbors:
- a CDS encoding NAD-dependent epimerase/dehydratase family protein: MKRLLVTGAAGGLGRAMRERLGKMADIVRLSDIADLGDAAPNEELMPCDLGDADAVMALVEGCDGILHLGGISVEDTFSKILNANIAGLYNLYEAAQAHGQPRILFASSNHTIGFYRQDEHIDTTSPMRPDGLYGVSKCFGEALARMYYEKFGQETALVRIGSCFEKPRNHRMLATWMSFDDFEALIGRVFHAPLLGCPIIWGVSDNDCSWWDNSAAAYLGWRPKDNAETFRAELDAAIPMPPKDDPASLYQGGPFVAEPIHRDR; encoded by the coding sequence GCTGCGGGCGGGTTGGGCCGCGCGATGCGCGAGCGCCTGGGCAAGATGGCCGACATCGTCAGACTGTCCGACATTGCCGACCTCGGAGACGCTGCGCCGAACGAAGAGCTGATGCCGTGCGACCTCGGCGATGCCGACGCCGTGATGGCGCTGGTCGAAGGGTGCGATGGCATTCTGCACCTTGGCGGCATCTCGGTGGAGGACACGTTCTCGAAAATCCTCAACGCCAACATCGCCGGCCTCTACAATCTATACGAGGCGGCACAGGCACACGGTCAGCCGCGCATTCTCTTTGCGAGCTCCAACCACACGATCGGCTTCTACCGGCAGGACGAGCACATCGACACGACATCACCAATGCGTCCTGATGGACTTTATGGCGTCTCCAAATGCTTCGGCGAAGCCCTGGCGCGGATGTACTACGAGAAATTCGGGCAGGAGACGGCACTGGTCCGCATCGGCAGCTGCTTCGAAAAGCCGCGGAACCACCGCATGCTCGCAACCTGGATGTCGTTCGACGATTTCGAAGCGCTGATCGGGCGGGTCTTTCATGCGCCGTTACTCGGCTGCCCGATCATCTGGGGTGTTTCGGACAACGACTGCTCGTGGTGGGACAACAGCGCGGCCGCCTATCTCGGATGGCGTCCGAAGGATAATGCAGAAACATTCCGGGCCGAACTCGACGCTGCGATACCCATGCCGCCGAAAGACGATCCCGCTTCGCTTTACCAGGGCGGGCCTTTTGTGGCAGAGCCGATCCATCGGGATCGCTAG